The Victivallis sp. Marseille-Q1083 DNA window CGCATTGGGGTGTCCGGCTGCTGGAACGGATGCGGAACGTGGTCGAAACGCACGGTTACCGGGCGTTGACCGTGGTGGCCCACGGCGATACCGTGGCGGAGCAGCAGGCTTCGATCAATTTCACCGATCCGAATGTGATCAAAGACATCGACGGCGTGATTGCCCTGAACGGCACCCGTTTCATCTATGATCGTATTCACGAGGCCGGAATCAAGCTGGTCAGCATCACCCGCCCGGTGCCGGAGGAGAGAGGATTTTCGGTCGTGCTGGATTACGCCGCTTTGACCGCCCGGGCGGCCGGAATTCTGGCTGCCCAGGGGCATGACGATTTCGCGGTGATCTACTATCGCCGGCCGAAGGAGCGCAGAACGGTCGACGAAGATTACTATGAGGAATTCGAAGGGCTGGTGCGAAACGCAGTCAATGGCGATGAAGCGCGGCTGATCGGTTTGGACCGGGAATTCTCCTATGAGACGGTAAAAGAGGCATTTTTGCGATGGTGGGAACGGCCGGGACGTGGGCGGGCGCTGCTGGTTTACGACGATTCGATCTGTGAAATTCTGTGCGCGCTTTTTCTGGTGCTGGGCATCCGGGTGCCGGAAGATCTGTCGGTGATTACGCAGGGCGGCAGGGAGCGGGATTTCTTTTTTCCGCTGGCCTTTACCCGGATCGGTTTCGACCCGCAGCGGACGGCGCTGGCCGCCTGGCAACTGCTGGAAGCGCAGTGGAATGCGCCGGACGAGCTGCCCGGCACCTATGTGAAAGTGGCCCCGGAACTGTTTCCGGGAAACAGCGTGGCGGGTCGGGACAGCCACGCCGGATATCGGGAGCGGTGATGATTTTCAGAATTCTTCTCTTCGGCTGGCTT harbors:
- a CDS encoding GntR family transcriptional regulator; translation: MKKKLMALTKAQQIEAAIRDGIVSGRWPVGSRLPGETSLMEEFGIGRSTFREAMSALAKEGLLVSRHGKGTFITGMPAARSIAICTRVNLFSAYQAHWGVRLLERMRNVVETHGYRALTVVAHGDTVAEQQASINFTDPNVIKDIDGVIALNGTRFIYDRIHEAGIKLVSITRPVPEERGFSVVLDYAALTARAAGILAAQGHDDFAVIYYRRPKERRTVDEDYYEEFEGLVRNAVNGDEARLIGLDREFSYETVKEAFLRWWERPGRGRALLVYDDSICEILCALFLVLGIRVPEDLSVITQGGRERDFFFPLAFTRIGFDPQRTALAAWQLLEAQWNAPDELPGTYVKVAPELFPGNSVAGRDSHAGYRER